A stretch of the Synergistota bacterium genome encodes the following:
- the ispF gene encoding 2-C-methyl-D-erythritol 2,4-cyclodiphosphate synthase, whose protein sequence is MDRIGLGYDIHPLVQGRRLFLGGIEIDYSMGLLGHSDADVVIHSLCDALLGALALGDLGDYFPSGDPTYKDIRSEILLKEVLKIVAEKGYVPYQVDVTIVAEAPRLKSYIPLMREKLSRLLDLDLDNVSIKAVSPEGLGALGRKEGIAAITLVKVVGKK, encoded by the coding sequence ATGGATAGGATCGGGCTTGGATATGATATTCATCCTCTTGTTCAAGGAAGAAGATTGTTTCTTGGTGGCATTGAGATAGACTATTCTATGGGTTTACTGGGGCACTCTGATGCCGATGTAGTTATCCATTCTCTTTGCGATGCTCTTCTCGGAGCTTTAGCTTTAGGAGATTTGGGGGATTATTTCCCTTCAGGGGATCCAACTTACAAGGATATAAGAAGCGAAATACTTCTTAAAGAAGTTCTGAAAATAGTTGCAGAAAAGGGATACGTTCCTTATCAAGTGGATGTTACTATAGTTGCTGAAGCCCCTAGGCTTAAGAGTTATATTCCCTTGATGAGGGAGAAACTTTCTAGGCTTCTTGATCTTGATTTAGATAATGTAAGTATAAAGGCTGTTAGCCCAGAGGGGCTTGGAGCATTGGGGAGAAAAGAGGGTATTGCTGCTATAACTCTCGTAAAGGTGGTGGGGAAAAAGTGA